From one Bacteroides intestinalis DSM 17393 genomic stretch:
- the tet(Q) gene encoding tetracycline resistance ribosomal protection protein Tet(Q), translating to MNIINLGILAHIDAGKTSVTENLLFASGATEKCGRVDNGDTITDSMDIEKRRGITVRASTTSIIWNGVKCNIIDTPGHMDFIAEVERTFKMLDGAVLILSAKEGIQAQTKLLFSTLQKLQIPTIIFINKIDRAGVNLERLYMDIKTNLSQDVLFMQTVVDGSVYPVCSQTYIKEEYKEFVCNHDDDILERYLADSEISPADYWNTIIALVAKAKVYPVLHGSAMFNIGINELLDAISSFILPPASVSNRLSAYLYKIEHDPKGHKRSFLKIIDGSLRLRDVVRINDSEKFIKIKNLKTIYQGREINVDEVGANDIAIVEDIEDFRIGDYLGAKPCLIQGLSHQHPALKSSVRPNKPEERSKVISALNTLWIEDPSLSFSINSYSDELEISLYGLTQKEIIQTLLEERFSVKVHFDEIKTIYKERPIKKVNKIIQIEVPPNPYWATIGLTLEPLPLGAGLQIESDISYGYLNHSFQNAVFEGIRMSCQSGLHGWEVTDLKVTFTQAEYYSPVSTPADFRQLTPYVFRLALQQSGVDILEPMLCFELQIPQVASSKAITDLQKLMSEIEDISCNNEWCHIKGKVPLNTSKDYASEVSSYTKGLGIFMVKPCGYQITKDGYSDNIRMNEKDKLLFMFQKSMSLK from the coding sequence ATGAATATTATAAATTTAGGAATTCTTGCTCACATTGATGCAGGAAAAACTTCCGTAACCGAGAATCTGCTGTTTGCCAGTGGAGCAACGGAAAAGTGCGGCCGTGTGGATAATGGTGACACCATAACGGACTCTATGGATATAGAGAAACGTAGAGGAATTACTGTCCGGGCTTCTACGACATCTATTATCTGGAATGGAGTGAAATGCAATATCATTGACACTCCGGGACACATGGATTTTATTGCGGAAGTGGAGCGGACATTCAAAATGCTTGATGGAGCAGTCCTCATCTTATCCGCAAAGGAAGGCATACAAGCGCAGACAAAGTTGCTGTTCAGTACTTTACAAAAGCTGCAAATCCCGACAATTATATTTATCAATAAGATTGACCGTGCCGGTGTGAATTTGGAGCGTTTGTATATGGATATAAAAACAAATCTGTCGCAAGATGTCCTGTTTATGCAAACTGTTGTCGATGGATCGGTTTATCCGGTTTGCTCCCAAACATATATAAAGGAAGAATACAAAGAATTTGTATGCAACCATGACGACGATATATTAGAACGATATTTGGCGGATAGCGAAATTTCACCGGCTGATTATTGGAATACGATAATCGCTCTTGTGGCAAAAGCCAAAGTCTATCCGGTGCTACATGGATCAGCAATGTTCAATATCGGTATCAATGAGTTGTTGGACGCCATTTCTTCTTTTATACTTCCTCCGGCATCAGTCTCAAACAGACTTTCAGCTTATCTCTATAAGATAGAGCATGACCCCAAAGGGCATAAAAGAAGTTTTCTTAAAATAATTGACGGAAGTCTGAGACTTCGAGACGTTGTAAGAATCAACGATTCGGAAAAATTCATCAAGATTAAAAATCTAAAGACTATTTATCAGGGCAGAGAGATAAATGTTGATGAAGTGGGTGCCAATGATATCGCGATTGTAGAAGATATAGAAGATTTTCGAATCGGAGATTATTTAGGTGCTAAACCTTGTTTGATTCAAGGATTATCTCATCAGCATCCCGCTCTCAAATCCTCCGTCCGGCCAAATAAGCCCGAAGAGAGAAGCAAGGTGATATCCGCTCTGAATACATTGTGGATTGAAGACCCGTCTTTGTCCTTTTCCATAAACTCATATAGTGATGAATTGGAAATCTCGTTATATGGTTTGACCCAAAAGGAAATCATACAGACATTGCTGGAAGAACGATTTTCCGTAAAGGTCCATTTTGATGAGATCAAGACTATCTACAAAGAACGACCTATAAAAAAGGTCAATAAGATTATTCAGATCGAAGTACCACCCAACCCTTACTGGGCCACAATAGGGCTGACTCTTGAACCCTTACCGTTAGGGGCAGGGTTGCAAATCGAAAGTGACATCTCCTATGGTTATCTGAACCATTCTTTTCAAAATGCCGTTTTTGAAGGGATTCGTATGTCTTGCCAATCTGGTTTACATGGATGGGAAGTGACAGATCTGAAAGTAACTTTTACTCAAGCCGAGTATTATAGCCCGGTAAGTACACCTGCTGATTTCAGACAGCTGACCCCTTATGTCTTCAGGCTGGCTTTGCAACAGTCAGGTGTGGACATTCTCGAACCGATGCTCTGTTTTGAGTTGCAGATACCCCAAGTAGCGAGTTCCAAAGCTATTACAGATTTGCAAAAACTGATGTCTGAGATTGAAGACATCAGTTGTAATAATGAGTGGTGTCATATTAAAGGGAAAGTTCCATTAAATACAAGTAAAGACTATGCCTCAGAAGTAAGTTCGTACACTAAGGGCTTAGGCATTTTTATGGTTAAGCCATGTGGGTATCAAATAACAAAAGACGGTTATTCTGATAATATCCGCATGAACGAAAAAGATAAACTTTTATTCATGTTCCAAAAATCAATGTCATTAAAATAA
- a CDS encoding sigma-54-dependent transcriptional regulator, translating to MNKTKIIVVEDNIVYCEYVCNMLSREGYRNMKAYHLSTAKKHLQQATDNDIVVADLRLPDGSGIDLLCWMRKEGKMQPFIIMTDYAEVNTAVESMKLGSIDYIPKQLVEDKLVPLIRSILKERQAGQRRMPIFAREGSAFQKIMHRIRLVAATDMSVMIFGENGTGKEHIAHLLHDKSKRAGKPFVAVDCGSLSKELAPSAFFGHVKGAFTGADNAKKGYFHEAEGGTLFLDEVGNLALETQQMLLRAIQERRYRPVGDKADRNFNVRIIAATNEDLEVSVNEKRFRQDLLYRLHDFGITVPPLRDCQEDIMPLAEFFRDMANRELECSVSGFSSEARKALLTHAWPGNVRELRQKVMGAVLQAQEGVVMKEHLELAVTKPTSTVSFALRNDAEDKERILRALKQANGNRSVAAELLGIGRTTLYSKLEEYGLKYKFKQS from the coding sequence ATGAATAAGACAAAAATAATTGTGGTGGAAGACAACATCGTGTATTGCGAATATGTCTGCAATATGCTGTCACGGGAGGGCTACCGCAATATGAAGGCTTACCACCTCTCAACCGCGAAGAAACATCTGCAACAGGCAACAGATAATGATATCGTGGTTGCCGACCTGCGTCTGCCTGACGGCAGTGGCATAGACCTTTTGTGCTGGATGCGAAAGGAGGGAAAGATGCAGCCCTTCATCATTATGACCGACTACGCCGAAGTTAATACCGCCGTGGAAAGCATGAAACTCGGCTCGATAGACTATATTCCCAAACAGCTTGTGGAGGATAAACTTGTCCCCCTGATCCGTTCCATACTGAAAGAACGTCAGGCAGGACAACGCCGTATGCCTATATTCGCCCGTGAAGGTTCCGCCTTTCAGAAAATCATGCACCGCATAAGGCTGGTAGCCGCCACCGATATGAGCGTGATGATATTTGGTGAGAACGGCACGGGCAAGGAGCATATTGCCCACCTGTTGCATGACAAGAGCAAACGTGCAGGCAAGCCATTTGTGGCGGTGGACTGCGGTTCACTCTCCAAAGAGCTTGCACCGTCGGCTTTCTTCGGACACGTCAAAGGTGCATTTACAGGTGCGGACAATGCCAAGAAAGGATATTTCCATGAGGCGGAAGGCGGCACGTTGTTTCTGGACGAGGTAGGAAACCTCGCGTTGGAAACCCAACAGATGTTGCTCCGTGCCATACAGGAGAGGCGGTATCGCCCGGTCGGAGACAAGGCAGACCGGAATTTCAATGTCCGCATCATCGCTGCTACCAATGAAGATTTGGAGGTATCGGTGAATGAAAAGCGTTTTCGGCAGGATCTTCTGTACCGCCTGCACGACTTCGGGATAACCGTTCCTCCGTTGCGTGACTGTCAAGAAGACATTATGCCGCTGGCAGAGTTCTTCCGTGATATGGCAAACAGAGAGCTGGAGTGTAGCGTGAGCGGGTTCAGTTCCGAAGCACGTAAAGCGTTGCTGACACACGCATGGCCGGGCAACGTGCGGGAACTTCGGCAGAAAGTTATGGGTGCTGTATTGCAGGCGCAGGAAGGTGTTGTCATGAAAGAGCATCTGGAACTTGCCGTGACGAAACCGACCTCTACTGTCAGCTTCGCCTTGCGCAATGACGCGGAGGATAAGGAGCGGATATTGCGTGCGTTGAAACAGGCAAACGGCAACCGGAGTGTCGCCGCAGAACTGCTCGGCATAGGCAGGACAACACTATACAGCAAACTTGAAGAGTATGGACTTAAATATAAATTCAAGCAATCATAG
- a CDS encoding hybrid sensor histidine kinase/response regulator, which translates to MERSGNFYKAIRLGYILISILIGCMAYNSLYEWQEIEALELGNKKIDELRKEINNINIQMIKFSLLGETILEWNDKDIEHYHARRMAMDSMLCRFKATYPAERIDSVRSLLEDKERQMFQIVRLMDEQQSINKKIANQIPVIVQKSVQEQSKKPKRKGFLGIFGKKKEVTPAVSTTILHSVNRNVISEQKVQDRQLSEQADSLAARNAELNRQLQELICQIEEKVQTELQSRENEIVAMREKSFMQVGGLMGFVLLLLLISYIIIHRDAKSIKQYKHKTTDLIRQLEQSVQRNEALITSRKKAVHTITHELRTPLTAITGYAGLIRKEQCEDKSGQYIQNILQSSDRMRDMLNTLLDFFRLDNGKEQPRLSPCRISAITHTLETEFMPVAVNKGLSLSVKTGHDAIVLTDKERIIQIGNNLLSNAVKFTEEGGVSLITEYDNGVLTLVVEDTGTGMTEEEQKQAFGAFERLSNAAAKEGFGLGLAIMRNIVSMLGGTIRLDSKKGKGSRFTVEISMQEAEEQLGYTSNTPVYHNNKFHDVVAIDNDEVLLLMLKEMYSQEGIHCDTCTDAAALMEMIRQKEYSLLLTDLNMPDINGFELLELLRSSNVGNSPTIPVVVATASGSCNKGELLAKGFAGCLFKPFSISELMEVSDRCAIKATPDGKPDFSALLSYGNEAVMLEKLITETEKEMQAVRDAAKEKDLQKLDSLIHHLRSSWEVLRADQPLNVLYGLLRGDALPDGEALSHAVTAVLDKGVEIIRLAEEERRKYEDE; encoded by the coding sequence ATGGAGCGGTCAGGAAATTTCTATAAGGCAATACGGTTGGGATATATACTTATCTCCATTCTTATCGGATGTATGGCATATAATAGCCTCTATGAATGGCAGGAGATAGAAGCATTAGAACTTGGCAATAAAAAAATAGACGAGCTCCGAAAAGAAATAAACAATATCAATATTCAAATGATAAAATTTTCTCTATTGGGTGAAACAATACTGGAATGGAACGATAAAGATATCGAGCATTACCATGCACGGCGTATGGCAATGGACAGTATGCTCTGCCGTTTCAAGGCCACCTATCCAGCAGAGCGCATCGATAGTGTGCGCAGTCTTTTAGAGGATAAGGAACGACAGATGTTCCAGATAGTCCGGTTAATGGATGAACAACAATCTATTAACAAGAAGATAGCCAATCAAATTCCGGTTATTGTACAGAAAAGTGTGCAGGAACAGTCCAAAAAGCCAAAACGAAAAGGTTTCTTAGGCATATTCGGCAAAAAAAAGGAAGTAACTCCAGCAGTATCAACCACTATCCTTCATTCGGTCAATAGAAACGTAATCAGCGAACAGAAAGTGCAGGATCGCCAATTGTCGGAACAAGCCGACAGCCTTGCAGCTCGTAATGCAGAACTTAACAGACAACTGCAAGAATTGATTTGCCAAATAGAAGAAAAGGTACAAACCGAACTGCAAAGCCGGGAAAACGAAATAGTTGCCATGCGTGAAAAGTCATTTATGCAAGTAGGCGGTTTAATGGGATTCGTTCTTCTATTGTTGTTAATTTCCTACATCATCATACATCGTGATGCAAAAAGCATTAAACAATACAAGCACAAGACAACTGATTTGATAAGGCAACTGGAACAATCCGTACAACGGAACGAGGCACTGATAACGTCAAGGAAGAAGGCGGTACATACTATCACCCATGAACTGCGCACACCGCTGACAGCAATAACAGGCTATGCCGGACTGATACGGAAAGAACAGTGTGAGGATAAGTCCGGGCAGTATATCCAAAACATACTGCAATCCTCCGACCGTATGCGGGATATGCTTAACACTTTGCTTGACTTCTTCCGCCTGGACAACGGCAAGGAACAGCCCCGTCTGTCACCCTGCCGGATTTCAGCAATCACGCACACACTTGAAACGGAGTTCATGCCTGTTGCCGTGAACAAAGGGCTGTCCTTGTCCGTGAAGACTGGACACGATGCCATTGTATTGACCGACAAAGAGCGAATAATACAAATCGGGAATAACCTGCTGTCAAACGCTGTCAAGTTCACAGAAGAAGGCGGTGTTTCTTTGATTACTGAATATGATAATGGAGTTCTGACACTGGTCGTTGAAGATACAGGTACAGGCATGACAGAAGAGGAACAGAAACAAGCGTTCGGTGCGTTTGAACGTCTATCAAATGCCGCCGCAAAGGAGGGTTTCGGGCTTGGGCTTGCCATAATGCGTAATATTGTGTCGATGCTTGGCGGAACAATCCGTTTAGACAGCAAGAAAGGGAAAGGCAGTCGTTTCACAGTTGAAATTTCTATGCAGGAAGCTGAAGAACAGCTTGGATATACAAGCAATACACCTGTTTATCATAACAATAAATTCCATGATGTTGTCGCCATTGACAATGATGAGGTATTACTTCTGATGCTGAAAGAGATGTATTCCCAAGAAGGAATACACTGCGACACTTGCACCGATGCTGCGGCACTGATGGAAATGATACGCCAGAAAGAATACAGCCTGTTGCTGACAGACTTGAATATGCCCGATATAAACGGTTTCGAATTGCTGGAACTGTTGCGTTCGTCCAACGTGGGCAATTCACCAACAATCCCGGTGGTTGTGGCAACCGCTTCGGGCAGTTGTAACAAAGGGGAACTATTGGCAAAAGGCTTTGCCGGATGCCTGTTCAAACCGTTCTCCATATCGGAACTGATGGAGGTTTCCGACAGGTGTGCCATAAAAGCGACACCGGACGGGAAACCGGACTTTTCCGCCTTATTGTCCTATGGCAATGAAGCCGTCATGCTGGAAAAGTTGATAACTGAAACAGAAAAGGAAATGCAGGCGGTACGGGATGCAGCAAAAGAAAAAGACCTGCAAAAGCTGGATTCCCTGATCCACCACCTGCGCAGTTCGTGGGAGGTGCTCCGTGCCGACCAACCGCTGAATGTACTTTACGGATTGCTTCGTGGCGATGCTCTCCCGGATGGTGAAGCGTTAAGCCATGCCGTGACTGCCGTGCTGGATAAGGGAGTGGAAATAATACGGTTGGCAGAAGAGGAAAGGAGAAAATACGAAGATGAATAA